From one Magnolia sinica isolate HGM2019 chromosome 18, MsV1, whole genome shotgun sequence genomic stretch:
- the LOC131233240 gene encoding large ribosomal subunit protein eL28z-like: MKESSKNINIAIIVCLCGIAGLANKKTVLIQPVGKDLSVVLATTKTKNQNRPANLYHRLVMKKEFRQMAKAVVNQTGDLWFEGRERIRHTRDWLLQLKEVVDVPEDILKIK; encoded by the exons ATGAAAGAAAGTTCCAAG aacaTCAACATAGCCATCATTGTTTGTCTTTGTGGTATTGCAGGTCTGGCAAACAAGAAGACTGTGTTGATTCAGCCAGTAGGGAAAGATCTTTCTGTTGTGCTTGCAACGACAAAGACAAAGAACCAAAACCGTCCTGCAAATCTGTACCATAGGTTAGTCATGAAGAAGGAATTCCGACAAATGGCAAAGGCTGTTGTTAACCAG ACTGGAGATTTATGGTTTGAGGGTCGTGAGCGCATTCGTCACACACGAGACTGGCTCTTACAACTTAAGGAG GTTGTAGATGTTCCTGAAGATATCTTGAAAATCAAATAA